The Microbacterium sp. KUDC0406 genome includes a window with the following:
- a CDS encoding DUF1905 domain-containing protein, with amino-acid sequence MRVEYESDVVRWDARTEAWFFAVMPEELSLQIRELPSPPRGFGSLRVRARIGGTEWTTSIFPGKDGYVLPLKKQVRRAEAIEEGGTVLVDLEILDL; translated from the coding sequence ATGCGGGTCGAGTACGAGAGCGACGTCGTCCGATGGGATGCCAGGACAGAGGCATGGTTCTTCGCGGTCATGCCCGAGGAGCTCTCGCTCCAGATCAGGGAGCTGCCCTCGCCGCCGCGCGGATTCGGGTCGCTGCGGGTGCGCGCACGGATCGGCGGCACCGAGTGGACGACCTCGATCTTCCCGGGCAAGGACGGGTACGTGCTGCCGTTGAAGAAGCAGGTGCGCCGGGCCGAGGCGATCGAGGAGGGCGGCACGGTGCTCGTCGACCTCGAGATCCTCGACCTCTGA
- a CDS encoding CYTH domain-containing protein — protein sequence MTDSAPSRSVEVERKYDVDADTPLPDWATVAGVLSASPGELRELDAQYLDTADLSLAAAGCALRRRTGGPDAGWHLKGPRTGDGRVELGWPLGEQDVIPDAVAQAIAPVEASALRPIARIENSRTAFLLTGPDGVLAEFVDDHVRGTDLSDGTRREWREWELELGPAAPADDAGRQTFFAAAEKAIFAAGARDASSGSKLARALGR from the coding sequence ATGACTGATTCCGCGCCCTCCCGGTCCGTCGAGGTCGAGCGCAAGTACGACGTCGACGCGGACACCCCGCTTCCGGACTGGGCGACGGTTGCCGGCGTGCTCTCGGCGTCGCCGGGTGAGCTGCGCGAGCTCGACGCGCAGTATCTCGACACCGCGGATCTCTCCCTGGCGGCCGCCGGCTGCGCGCTGCGCCGCCGAACCGGCGGCCCGGATGCCGGCTGGCATCTGAAGGGTCCGCGCACCGGCGACGGCCGGGTCGAGCTCGGCTGGCCGCTCGGCGAGCAGGACGTGATCCCGGATGCCGTCGCACAGGCGATCGCGCCGGTGGAGGCGTCCGCCCTGCGGCCCATCGCCCGGATCGAGAACTCGCGCACCGCGTTCCTGCTGACCGGGCCGGACGGCGTGCTCGCCGAGTTCGTGGACGATCACGTGCGCGGCACGGATCTGAGCGACGGCACCCGTCGCGAATGGCGGGAGTGGGAGCTCGAGCTCGGCCCCGCCGCGCCCGCGGACGACGCCGGCCGGCAGACGTTCTTCGCCGCGGCGGAGAAGGCGATCTTCGCCGCCGGCGCCAGGGACGCCTCTTCCGGGTCGAAGCTGGCCAGGGCGCTCGGACGCTGA
- a CDS encoding SulP family inorganic anion transporter yields the protein MRPPQPWSRLRSAASPPPGSADYATMALAQAVICGVMLLLMSVFKLGFLANFLSKPILVGFVGGLALDILVSQFAKMLGVKIDSGGEFVEKLTGLVTGLPTLNIWSLLISVCAVLILLLGRRIAPVVPWALVVMVVATIVVLVTHADKAGVSVLGEVPAGPPALTWPMLDWQTWAMLIPSAIALTMVTAAEGLLVSRSYGERRGYPTSPNRDLLAFGAANVAAGASGSFVMGSSTSRTAAMDQAGARTQLPSIVLAVGTLLLLLFGTALLADIPNPAIGAIVGVAVLPLLGVKEFRQLWGADRFEFAVGATCFLVTLFVGSIPGILVAFVLALINMAKRAAAPAIDVLAVDDQPSGSLLDQAPEGAVTAPGVVVVRMAAPLFFANGSVFTDAVKKSVTSAEHSAGGPVRHVVLDMEAVTDIDVTGAEAFESLQGWLEQHDVSLSFSRMRPKTKDRLVELGLLGGRTAYPTNRDAVAALTES from the coding sequence ATGCGGCCGCCGCAGCCCTGGTCGCGTCTTCGATCGGCGGCCTCGCCGCCGCCGGGGTCGGCCGACTACGCCACCATGGCGCTCGCGCAGGCGGTCATCTGCGGCGTCATGCTGCTGCTGATGTCGGTGTTCAAGCTCGGATTCCTGGCGAACTTCCTCTCCAAGCCGATCCTGGTCGGCTTCGTCGGCGGCCTCGCCCTCGACATCCTCGTCTCCCAGTTCGCGAAGATGCTCGGCGTCAAGATCGACTCCGGTGGCGAGTTCGTCGAGAAGCTCACCGGACTGGTCACCGGCCTGCCCACGCTGAACATCTGGTCGCTGCTGATCTCGGTCTGCGCGGTGCTGATCCTGCTGCTCGGCCGCCGGATCGCGCCCGTCGTGCCCTGGGCGCTCGTGGTGATGGTCGTGGCGACCATCGTCGTGCTGGTCACGCACGCGGACAAGGCCGGCGTCTCGGTACTCGGCGAGGTGCCCGCCGGCCCGCCGGCGCTGACCTGGCCGATGCTGGACTGGCAGACCTGGGCGATGCTGATCCCGTCGGCCATCGCCCTGACGATGGTCACCGCCGCGGAGGGCCTGCTGGTCTCGCGCTCCTACGGCGAGAGGCGCGGCTACCCGACCAGCCCGAACCGCGATCTGCTCGCGTTCGGCGCCGCCAATGTCGCGGCCGGGGCGAGCGGCTCGTTCGTGATGGGATCCTCGACCAGCCGCACCGCGGCGATGGATCAGGCCGGTGCCCGCACGCAGCTGCCGTCGATCGTGCTCGCCGTCGGCACGCTCCTGCTCCTGCTGTTCGGCACGGCGCTGCTCGCCGACATCCCGAATCCCGCGATCGGCGCCATCGTCGGCGTGGCGGTGCTGCCGCTGCTCGGCGTGAAGGAGTTCCGTCAGCTGTGGGGAGCGGACAGGTTCGAGTTCGCCGTCGGCGCCACCTGCTTCCTCGTCACGCTGTTCGTCGGCTCCATCCCCGGCATCCTGGTCGCGTTCGTGCTGGCGCTGATCAACATGGCCAAGCGCGCGGCGGCTCCCGCCATCGATGTCCTCGCGGTCGACGATCAGCCCTCCGGATCTCTCCTCGACCAGGCGCCGGAGGGCGCCGTCACCGCGCCCGGCGTCGTCGTCGTCCGCATGGCCGCGCCGCTGTTCTTCGCCAACGGGTCGGTGTTCACCGACGCCGTCAAGAAGTCCGTGACCTCGGCGGAGCACTCCGCCGGCGGACCCGTCCGGCACGTCGTGCTCGACATGGAGGCCGTCACCGACATCGACGTCACCGGCGCCGAGGCCTTCGAATCGCTGCAGGGCTGGCTCGAGCAGCACGACGTCTCACTGTCGTTCAGCCGGATGCGGCCGAAGACCAAGGACCGGCTCGTCGAGCTCGGGCTGCTCGGAGGCCGCACCGCCTATCCGACCAACCGTGACGCCGTCGCGGCGCTCACCGAGAGCTGA
- a CDS encoding GAP family protein, translated as MAILIFVLLGASTILIPVVGYLFAADRLRGALDAIRTWLTKENAVIMAVLLLVLGVDLIGKGIGSF; from the coding sequence GTGGCGATCCTCATCTTCGTGCTGCTCGGCGCATCGACCATTCTGATTCCCGTCGTCGGATATCTCTTCGCAGCCGATAGACTTCGGGGCGCTCTTGATGCGATTCGCACCTGGTTGACGAAGGAGAATGCCGTGATCATGGCTGTGCTGCTCCTGGTCCTCGGCGTTGATCTCATCGGCAAGGGCATCGGCAGCTTCTGA
- a CDS encoding response regulator, whose amino-acid sequence MALARLHGGPLDGQIIPIDGDADDKLIVPYSETQIVYNRRGTPQNTGTADGPTEIDYWYDESLEDINPADD is encoded by the coding sequence ATGGCACTCGCGCGACTTCACGGTGGCCCGCTGGACGGGCAGATCATCCCCATCGACGGCGATGCGGACGACAAGCTGATCGTCCCCTACAGCGAGACGCAGATCGTCTACAACCGCCGCGGAACGCCGCAGAACACCGGCACGGCCGACGGCCCGACCGAGATCGACTACTGGTACGACGAGTCGCTCGAGGACATCAATCCCGCCGATGACTGA
- a CDS encoding prepilin peptidase has product MTLHAIIAVLVHIALAGVGAWLLIIDARTHRLPNRIVLPTLGALLVLVGVEALIAGDAARLVRALLGMLLLAGFYAVMRLASRQGIGGGDVKLAAVIGLVLGWHGWQTLAIGAASAFVLGALYALVLMALRRADRSTRIAFGPWMIIGAVLGIAVG; this is encoded by the coding sequence GTGACACTCCACGCGATCATCGCCGTACTGGTGCACATCGCCCTGGCCGGCGTCGGGGCGTGGCTGCTCATCATCGACGCCCGCACGCACCGGCTGCCGAACCGCATCGTGCTGCCGACCCTCGGTGCGCTGCTGGTGCTCGTCGGCGTGGAGGCGCTCATCGCCGGCGACGCCGCGCGCCTGGTGCGCGCCCTGCTCGGGATGCTGCTGCTGGCGGGCTTCTACGCCGTGATGCGGCTGGCGAGCAGACAGGGGATCGGCGGCGGCGACGTGAAGCTCGCCGCGGTGATCGGACTCGTACTGGGCTGGCACGGCTGGCAGACGCTCGCGATCGGAGCGGCATCCGCTTTCGTGCTCGGCGCGCTGTACGCCCTCGTGCTCATGGCGCTGCGCCGGGCCGACCGCAGCACCCGCATCGCCTTCGGGCCGTGGATGATCATCGGCGCCGTGCTCGGCATCGCGGTCGGATGA
- a CDS encoding serine hydrolase domain-containing protein gives MSTALLPRSAPADQGVSSRAVAALLDRLAAKGIECHSLMVVRHGHVIAEGWWAPYSAERPHLLYSLTKSFTSIAVGLAVEDGLLSLDDRVADVLPDHVPSDAPEQALRLTVHHLLTMTAGHETDTLVEAWEREPQNLVKGFLSIPAVAPEGTLHTYDNATTFILARMVERVTGRPLDEFLDERLFVPMGIADAEWDRVGSGAVFGFHGLHLRTEAIAAFGELLLRGGLWGGRRLVAREWVELATRSHIVSRYHDDIEHAPDFRAGYGYQIWMSRHGFHGNGAFGQHCIVVPAHDLVVAVTSAQTTVEHAQDVLDAVSDCLLPGIGHPTPAEDRPLDERMRDLRLSGQRPSEGTARGLVGTIDASVADSALPHGTTIRVEPTGGGWTVLVGSLFEIEVGHEHWRESSPLGRPLAASGGWQGDTFVTDLQLVASPHRVRLTVDRRAATATWTTVPLTTSDLLLHLTAPLMTRPDVA, from the coding sequence ATGTCGACTGCACTGCTCCCTCGTTCCGCACCCGCCGATCAGGGGGTCTCGTCGCGCGCGGTCGCGGCGCTGCTCGACCGGCTCGCGGCCAAGGGCATCGAATGCCACTCCCTCATGGTCGTGCGCCACGGCCACGTGATCGCCGAGGGCTGGTGGGCGCCGTACTCGGCAGAGCGCCCGCATCTGCTCTACTCACTGACCAAGTCGTTCACGTCGATCGCGGTGGGACTCGCCGTCGAAGACGGCCTGCTGTCCCTCGATGACCGGGTCGCCGACGTCCTGCCCGACCACGTGCCGTCGGATGCACCGGAGCAGGCCCTCCGTCTCACCGTCCATCACCTGCTGACCATGACGGCCGGGCACGAGACCGACACCCTCGTCGAGGCATGGGAGCGAGAGCCGCAGAACCTCGTGAAGGGGTTCCTGAGCATCCCGGCCGTCGCCCCCGAGGGCACCCTGCACACCTACGACAACGCGACGACCTTCATCCTGGCCCGCATGGTGGAGCGCGTCACCGGGCGTCCGCTGGACGAGTTCCTCGACGAGCGCCTCTTCGTCCCGATGGGCATCGCCGATGCGGAGTGGGACCGCGTGGGCAGCGGAGCGGTGTTCGGATTCCACGGGCTGCACCTGCGCACCGAGGCCATCGCCGCCTTCGGCGAGCTCCTGCTGCGCGGAGGGCTCTGGGGCGGGCGCCGGCTGGTGGCGCGGGAATGGGTGGAGCTCGCGACCCGGTCGCACATCGTGAGCCGGTATCACGACGACATCGAGCACGCTCCGGACTTCCGGGCGGGCTACGGTTACCAGATCTGGATGTCGCGGCATGGATTCCACGGCAACGGCGCATTCGGACAGCACTGCATCGTCGTCCCCGCGCACGACCTCGTCGTGGCCGTCACCTCCGCGCAGACGACGGTGGAGCACGCTCAGGACGTGCTCGACGCCGTGTCGGACTGCCTGCTTCCCGGCATCGGCCACCCCACCCCTGCCGAGGACCGCCCGCTCGACGAGCGGATGCGGGATCTGCGTCTGTCAGGGCAGCGGCCCTCCGAGGGGACGGCGCGCGGGCTCGTCGGGACGATCGACGCATCCGTCGCCGACTCCGCCCTGCCGCACGGCACGACGATCCGGGTGGAGCCGACGGGCGGCGGCTGGACGGTGCTGGTCGGATCCCTCTTCGAGATCGAGGTCGGACACGAGCACTGGCGCGAGAGCTCTCCGCTCGGCCGTCCGCTCGCCGCCTCCGGCGGCTGGCAGGGCGACACCTTCGTCACCGATCTGCAGCTGGTCGCCTCTCCGCACCGGGTGCGACTCACCGTGGATCGCCGGGCGGCCACCGCCACCTGGACCACCGTCCCCCTGACGACCTCGGATCTGCTCCTGCACCTGACAGCGCCGCTGATGACGCGACCCGACGTCGCCTGA
- a CDS encoding copper resistance CopC family protein gives MLAALLTAAFLAVGSLPASAHDELVSADPDADQTVETLPAQLVLAFSGDLLDADGATMIAVTDPSGAPVTDGAPTVAGSAVTQPLADGGPAGAYHVAWKVVSGDGHPIAGEYSFTVSTGSSVETPVPSATPTPEQTVTQTTPGPTVTVTATPVPISGAAAPVWLWVLLVVAVVLVAGIAIWLGTRRRPAEGAEPPSSDDPSAATDPSER, from the coding sequence CTGCTCGCCGCACTGCTGACGGCTGCGTTCCTGGCGGTCGGCTCGCTGCCCGCCTCCGCGCACGACGAGCTCGTCTCGGCCGACCCCGATGCCGACCAGACCGTGGAGACGCTTCCCGCGCAGCTCGTGCTCGCCTTCAGCGGGGACCTGCTCGACGCCGACGGGGCCACGATGATCGCCGTGACCGACCCCTCCGGCGCCCCCGTCACGGATGGCGCACCGACCGTGGCCGGCTCCGCGGTCACCCAGCCCCTGGCCGACGGCGGCCCCGCGGGCGCCTATCACGTGGCGTGGAAGGTCGTCTCGGGCGACGGCCACCCGATCGCCGGCGAGTACAGCTTCACGGTGTCCACCGGATCGTCGGTCGAGACACCCGTCCCGAGTGCGACGCCGACGCCCGAGCAGACGGTCACGCAGACGACGCCGGGCCCCACGGTGACCGTCACCGCCACGCCTGTCCCGATCTCGGGGGCCGCGGCGCCGGTCTGGCTGTGGGTGCTGCTCGTCGTCGCCGTCGTGCTCGTCGCCGGGATCGCCATCTGGCTCGGCACGCGCCGTCGGCCCGCCGAGGGCGCGGAGCCGCCGTCATCCGACGACCCGTCCGCCGCCACGGACCCCTCGGAACGATAG
- a CDS encoding ParA family protein → MHVLSVSSLKGGVGKTTVTLGLASAAFARGIRTLVVDLDPQSDVSTGMDIQIAGRLNIADVLANPKEKVVRQAITTSGWAKVHPGTIDVLIGSPSAINFDGPHPSVRDVWKLEEALATVESEYDLVLIDCAPSLNALTRTAWAASDRVMVVTEPGLFSVAAADRALRAIEEIRRGLSPRLQPLGIVVNRVRPQSIEHQFRIKELRDMFGPLVLSPQLPERTSLQQAQGAAKPLHIWPGDSAQELAADFDQLLDRIVRAGRVPVPETGAQV, encoded by the coding sequence GTGCACGTACTCAGCGTCAGCTCCCTCAAGGGAGGCGTCGGCAAGACGACCGTCACTCTCGGTCTCGCCAGCGCCGCCTTCGCCCGCGGCATCCGCACTCTCGTGGTCGACCTCGACCCGCAGTCGGACGTCTCCACCGGCATGGACATCCAGATCGCCGGCAGGCTGAACATCGCCGACGTGCTCGCCAACCCCAAGGAGAAGGTGGTCCGTCAGGCGATCACCACCAGCGGGTGGGCGAAGGTGCACCCCGGCACCATCGACGTGCTGATCGGCAGCCCGTCCGCGATCAACTTCGACGGCCCGCATCCCAGCGTCCGCGACGTGTGGAAGCTCGAGGAGGCCCTGGCCACCGTCGAGAGCGAGTACGACCTGGTCCTCATCGACTGCGCACCGTCGCTGAACGCCCTCACCCGCACGGCCTGGGCGGCGAGCGACCGCGTCATGGTCGTCACCGAGCCCGGTCTGTTCTCAGTCGCTGCGGCCGACCGCGCGCTGCGCGCCATCGAGGAGATCCGCCGTGGTCTGTCTCCGCGACTGCAGCCCCTCGGCATCGTCGTGAACCGCGTGCGCCCGCAGTCGATCGAGCACCAGTTCCGCATCAAGGAGCTGCGCGACATGTTCGGCCCGCTCGTGCTCTCGCCGCAGCTGCCCGAGCGCACCTCCCTGCAGCAGGCGCAGGGTGCCGCCAAGCCGCTGCACATCTGGCCCGGCGACTCCGCGCAGGAGCTCGCGGCCGACTTCGACCAGCTGCTGGACCGCATCGTCCGCGCCGGCCGTGTCCCGGTGCCGGAGACCGGCGCACAGGTCTGA
- a CDS encoding FHA domain-containing protein, which translates to MTDSQSRNGDDAIHRTGEQRHDVTQTFGHDSDLSFVPFGAELTEAEQAAISALPSGSALLLVRSGALAGARYLLDADVTTVGRHPEADIFFDDVTVSRRHAEITRTGTSFEIVDQRSLNGTYVNGERADRSLLQNGCELRVGKFRLNFFASPVDIAAANA; encoded by the coding sequence GTGACTGACAGCCAGAGCCGAAACGGCGACGACGCGATCCACCGCACCGGCGAGCAGCGCCACGACGTGACGCAGACTTTCGGACACGACTCCGATCTGTCGTTCGTGCCGTTCGGAGCCGAACTGACCGAAGCCGAACAGGCGGCGATCTCCGCGCTGCCCTCCGGGTCCGCGCTTCTGCTGGTGCGCTCGGGCGCCCTGGCCGGCGCGCGCTACCTGCTGGACGCGGACGTCACCACGGTCGGACGCCACCCCGAGGCCGACATCTTCTTCGACGACGTGACCGTGTCGCGCCGTCACGCCGAGATCACCCGCACCGGCACGTCGTTCGAGATCGTCGACCAGCGCTCGCTGAACGGCACCTACGTCAACGGCGAGCGGGCCGACCGCAGCCTGCTGCAGAACGGCTGCGAGCTGAGGGTCGGCAAGTTCCGGCTGAACTTCTTCGCCTCACCGGTCGACATCGCGGCTGCGAACGCCTGA
- the lpdA gene encoding dihydrolipoyl dehydrogenase, with protein MPHYDVVILGAGPGGYVAAVRSAQLGLSTAIIEEKYWGGVCLNVGCIPSKSLLKNAEIAHTFTHKAEFFGISGDVHFDFGAAFDRSRKVADTHVKGIHFLMKKNKVTEYDGRGTFTGPKAISVAKSDGTTEEVTFDNAIIATGSTVRLLPGVQLSDNVVTFEEQILTRDLPESIVIVGAGAIGMEFGYVLANYGVKVTIVEFLDRALPNEDVEVSKEIQKQYKKLGIDILTSTAVKTVTDNGSSVHVTYETRDGQPGEITAGKVLMSVGFAPNVEGYGLDKTGVKLTERGAIDIDDHMRTNVEGIYAIGDVTAKLQLAHVAEAQAVVAAETIGKAETMTLGDYRMMPRATFCQPQVASFGLTEEQARAEGREIKVAKFPFSANGKANGLGEPVGFVKLIADAEHLELIGGHLIGPDVSELLPELTLAQKWDLTALEAARNVHTHPTLSEALQEAFHGLAGHMINL; from the coding sequence ATGCCACACTACGATGTCGTCATCCTCGGCGCGGGCCCTGGCGGATACGTCGCCGCCGTCCGCAGCGCTCAGCTCGGACTGTCCACCGCCATCATCGAGGAGAAGTACTGGGGCGGTGTCTGCCTCAACGTGGGCTGCATCCCCTCGAAGTCGCTCCTGAAGAACGCGGAGATCGCGCACACCTTCACCCACAAGGCCGAGTTCTTCGGCATCTCGGGCGACGTGCACTTCGACTTCGGCGCGGCGTTCGACCGCAGCCGCAAGGTCGCGGACACCCACGTCAAGGGCATCCACTTCCTGATGAAGAAGAACAAGGTCACCGAGTACGACGGGCGCGGCACCTTCACCGGTCCGAAGGCGATCTCGGTCGCGAAGTCCGACGGCACGACCGAAGAGGTCACCTTCGACAACGCGATCATCGCGACCGGCTCGACCGTCCGCCTGCTGCCCGGTGTGCAGCTCAGCGACAACGTCGTGACCTTCGAGGAGCAGATCCTCACCCGCGACCTGCCCGAGTCGATCGTCATCGTCGGCGCCGGGGCGATCGGCATGGAGTTCGGCTACGTGCTCGCCAACTACGGTGTCAAGGTCACGATCGTCGAGTTCCTCGACCGCGCTCTCCCGAACGAGGACGTCGAGGTCTCGAAGGAGATCCAGAAGCAGTACAAGAAGCTCGGCATCGACATCCTCACCTCCACCGCGGTGAAGACGGTCACCGACAACGGGTCGTCGGTGCACGTCACCTACGAGACCCGCGACGGTCAGCCCGGTGAGATCACCGCCGGCAAGGTGCTCATGTCCGTCGGCTTCGCGCCGAACGTCGAGGGCTACGGCCTGGACAAGACCGGCGTGAAGCTCACCGAGCGCGGCGCCATCGACATCGACGACCACATGCGCACGAACGTCGAGGGCATCTACGCGATCGGCGACGTGACCGCCAAGCTGCAGCTCGCGCACGTCGCCGAGGCGCAGGCGGTCGTCGCGGCCGAGACCATCGGCAAGGCCGAGACGATGACGCTGGGCGACTACCGGATGATGCCGCGCGCGACGTTCTGCCAGCCGCAGGTCGCCAGCTTCGGCCTCACCGAGGAGCAGGCGCGCGCAGAGGGCCGTGAGATCAAGGTCGCGAAGTTCCCGTTCAGCGCGAACGGCAAGGCCAACGGCCTGGGTGAGCCGGTCGGCTTCGTCAAGCTGATCGCCGACGCCGAGCACCTCGAGCTCATCGGCGGCCACCTGATCGGCCCCGACGTGTCGGAGCTTCTGCCCGAGCTGACCCTCGCGCAGAAGTGGGATCTCACCGCTCTCGAGGCGGCGCGCAACGTGCACACCCACCCGACCCTGTCGGAGGCGCTGCAGGAGGCCTTCCACGGCCTCGCCGGCCACATGATCAACCTCTGA
- a CDS encoding SHOCT domain-containing protein — MGFWDFLWLIVWSFFFIAYLMVLFSIIGDIFRDTKLNGWLKALWIIFLVFVPFLTALVYLIARGQGMAERSAAQAQQAKDATDAYIREAAGKSPSDEIADAAKLLAAGTITTEEYEKLKAKALS; from the coding sequence ATGGGATTCTGGGACTTCCTCTGGCTGATCGTCTGGTCGTTCTTCTTCATCGCCTACCTGATGGTGCTGTTCTCGATCATCGGCGACATCTTCCGCGACACGAAGCTGAACGGCTGGCTGAAGGCGCTCTGGATCATCTTCCTCGTCTTCGTGCCCTTCCTCACCGCGCTGGTCTACCTGATCGCGCGCGGACAGGGCATGGCCGAGCGCAGCGCCGCACAGGCGCAGCAGGCGAAGGACGCCACCGACGCGTACATCCGCGAGGCCGCGGGCAAGAGCCCGTCGGACGAGATCGCGGATGCGGCGAAGCTGCTCGCAGCGGGCACCATCACCACCGAGGAGTACGAGAAGCTCAAGGCCAAGGCTCTGAGCTGA
- a CDS encoding GAP family protein — translation MGSVIGDILPLAIGVAISPVPIIAAILMLLSPKARTTSVGFLLGWVVGIALAATVFTLLSSVLPQDEQSGSQPIKGVVQIVLGALLLLVAVRQWGKRPKDGDEPAMPAWMKAIDTMTFVKASGLALLLAAVNPKNLLLAASAGMTIGSAGARRGRADGGDPHLRAARRIDHSDSRRRISLRSR, via the coding sequence ATGGGTTCCGTCATCGGCGACATCCTCCCGCTCGCGATCGGCGTCGCGATCAGCCCCGTGCCGATCATCGCGGCGATCCTGATGCTGCTTTCGCCGAAGGCTCGCACGACCAGCGTCGGCTTCCTGCTCGGCTGGGTCGTGGGCATCGCCCTCGCCGCGACGGTGTTCACGCTGCTCTCGTCGGTGCTCCCACAGGACGAGCAGAGCGGCTCCCAGCCGATCAAGGGCGTCGTCCAGATCGTGCTGGGCGCCCTGCTGCTGCTCGTGGCGGTGCGCCAATGGGGCAAGCGTCCGAAAGACGGCGACGAGCCCGCGATGCCCGCCTGGATGAAGGCCATCGACACGATGACCTTCGTCAAGGCCTCCGGTCTGGCGCTGCTGCTCGCCGCCGTGAACCCGAAGAATCTGCTGCTCGCCGCGAGTGCGGGTATGACGATCGGCTCCGCCGGGGCTCGCCGGGGGCGAGCAGACGGTGGCGATCCTCATCTTCGTGCTGCTCGGCGCATCGACCATTCTGATTCCCGTCGTCGGATATCTCTTCGCAGCCGATAG